A portion of the Paenibacillus marchantiae genome contains these proteins:
- a CDS encoding ABC transporter permease, producing METSRAYTPLGLYRRRRKEHFNEQLKNLKLVVDWTVWVYLLIPGLLYFSGWYVSLWSKPLPSWATGLTLPTLTGLIDVIMLTGGILIFVEEADVLFLKSRSLWMRTLMKQGIYRACLQHLGKMIAITALTSPLWSRVYDMSFIHIALIAIWFGAVASFQVIVLHMTKVRYTGWRRWIRMIPLAVAMGIITIGVTSWMHGHIWILLAGIVAAILLLILVGRLRLEMKGTFEGDVREDLRERLKFTALLLSRSVTKPKAPRTRTIIFRKQRKLLRHRTISNRTAETAFKAFFRNSSTMKLYLQLGGLSIAAVALPPFPVNVIVCGLLVIMLSVLFYRSWEVFATSEYVQLVSYDSEALNRAGVTMVRMLFVPLGILMGFSLGAAWLGWLEGIVTAAAVVAFGLFVLSITGWIRYIRSA from the coding sequence ATGGAGACCTCTCGAGCATACACGCCACTTGGTTTATATAGACGCAGACGCAAGGAGCACTTCAATGAACAGTTAAAAAACCTGAAACTGGTAGTAGATTGGACGGTATGGGTATACCTGCTTATTCCGGGTCTGCTGTATTTCAGCGGATGGTACGTGAGTTTATGGTCCAAACCACTGCCCTCATGGGCGACCGGATTAACGCTGCCTACACTGACAGGACTGATCGACGTCATTATGCTTACAGGTGGAATTCTTATATTTGTAGAGGAAGCGGATGTGTTATTCCTGAAGTCGCGGTCGCTGTGGATGCGTACATTGATGAAACAAGGGATCTACCGGGCTTGCTTGCAGCATTTGGGTAAAATGATTGCAATTACGGCGTTGACTTCACCACTATGGTCCCGTGTGTATGACATGTCATTTATCCATATCGCACTAATAGCGATTTGGTTTGGCGCAGTAGCTTCATTCCAGGTCATTGTACTTCATATGACGAAAGTACGTTATACCGGATGGAGACGCTGGATTCGCATGATCCCTTTAGCAGTTGCCATGGGCATTATCACGATTGGAGTAACATCCTGGATGCATGGACACATCTGGATACTGCTTGCAGGTATTGTGGCCGCAATCCTTCTTCTGATTTTGGTTGGCCGATTGAGGCTGGAGATGAAGGGAACCTTTGAGGGCGATGTGCGTGAAGATTTACGAGAAAGGCTAAAGTTCACAGCCCTTTTACTGAGTCGATCTGTAACCAAACCGAAAGCACCACGCACCCGGACGATCATATTCCGCAAGCAGCGCAAGTTGCTGCGTCATCGAACGATCTCTAATCGGACAGCTGAGACGGCATTCAAAGCATTTTTTCGTAACTCCTCGACCATGAAATTGTACTTGCAGCTTGGCGGCCTTTCGATTGCTGCCGTTGCTTTACCACCTTTCCCGGTCAATGTAATCGTGTGTGGCTTGTTGGTCATCATGTTGAGCGTACTTTTCTATCGTTCCTGGGAGGTCTTTGCAACCTCGGAGTACGTTCAGCTTGTATCCTATGATTCCGAGGCGTTAAATCGTGCAGGTGTGACCATGGTACGGATGTTGTTCGTTCCGCTAGGGATTCTAATGGGATTTTCACTGGGAGCAGCCTGGCTAGGCTGGCTGGAAGGTATCGTTACGGCTGCGGCTGTCGTAGCATTCGGGCTGTTCGTCCTATCTATAACAGGCTGGATTCGTTACATCCGATCCGCTTAG
- a CDS encoding two-component system sensor histidine kinase NtrB has translation MQAEEGDGIVVALKDILLQILLAGAAVFLIPLLHLGLSKQAVAKAGYHRMVQTSFAATSVVSMLLCLLFAHYGSPVSVPISLGIVPLTLVILYCRPRIGLTLSLLQILFYFLFAHPYNLYGFLLQTGILLYPIVWLSAKRFKHYTRSRKMATVIALITAELVVSSVLYIPLMESQPTFSIVQWVLLALGYTIGAVIAGSLSMLWIEQMQHHRGLEQHLSEVHHRYIAETEKLNQILNAVPLSIATVDKEGTVQFVNDTMEQTARDQLPCTTTPDLIGQPASQFVEQAQADKMESSIRKAIVHGEVSGLTVRYGSNVFQSRTVPIYAYSAELPREAIGAMLIIQDITELEMLRSELDNVDRLSLVGQMAASITHEVRNPMAVVRGFLQLMQEKSPESLDHYYRIVLEELDRANSIINDFLSLAQNRIAEKEESQLHDIIHELSPLLWADANLRGQSIEFMLAHNVPKLHLNSKEIKQVVLNLARNGMEAMNEKGVLTLETRLVDDTVELCVRDTGPGIPRVKQEKLFEPFFTTKAKGTGLGLSMCLSIVERHNGTITVESEEGQGTTFKVAFQR, from the coding sequence GTGCAGGCAGAGGAGGGAGATGGCATTGTGGTTGCGTTGAAGGACATTCTTTTACAAATACTGCTTGCAGGAGCTGCGGTATTCCTGATTCCATTATTGCACTTGGGGCTCTCCAAGCAAGCGGTCGCCAAGGCAGGATATCATAGGATGGTACAGACCAGTTTTGCCGCGACCAGTGTGGTGAGCATGTTGCTATGTCTGCTTTTTGCCCACTATGGGAGTCCGGTGTCAGTTCCCATCTCCTTGGGCATTGTGCCCCTGACGCTAGTCATATTGTATTGCAGGCCTCGCATTGGTCTAACGCTGTCTCTTCTCCAGATACTCTTCTATTTTCTCTTTGCACATCCCTATAATCTGTACGGATTTCTACTTCAAACGGGCATCCTTCTCTATCCTATTGTATGGTTGTCAGCCAAACGATTCAAGCATTATACACGTTCACGCAAAATGGCAACAGTTATCGCCTTAATAACGGCAGAGCTGGTTGTGTCCAGTGTACTGTATATTCCATTGATGGAAAGCCAGCCAACATTCTCAATAGTACAGTGGGTATTGCTAGCCCTGGGATATACCATCGGTGCAGTTATTGCTGGAAGTCTTAGTATGCTCTGGATTGAACAGATGCAACATCACCGGGGGCTTGAGCAACATTTGTCTGAAGTTCATCATAGATACATAGCCGAAACGGAAAAGCTTAACCAAATTCTGAATGCTGTTCCTTTATCCATCGCAACCGTAGATAAGGAAGGGACCGTGCAGTTCGTCAATGATACGATGGAGCAAACGGCGCGGGATCAACTGCCTTGCACAACCACACCGGATTTGATTGGGCAACCAGCGAGTCAGTTTGTCGAACAAGCCCAGGCAGACAAGATGGAGAGCAGTATTCGTAAAGCCATTGTTCATGGAGAAGTGAGTGGGCTAACGGTGCGTTACGGTTCAAACGTGTTTCAATCCCGGACCGTTCCCATCTACGCGTATTCAGCAGAACTGCCAAGAGAGGCTATCGGAGCCATGTTGATCATTCAGGATATTACTGAGCTTGAAATGCTGCGGAGCGAGCTCGATAATGTGGATCGCCTCAGTCTTGTCGGCCAAATGGCTGCAAGTATTACCCATGAAGTAAGGAATCCGATGGCGGTTGTGCGTGGTTTTCTTCAATTAATGCAGGAAAAGAGTCCAGAGTCCCTGGATCACTATTACCGGATCGTTCTGGAAGAGCTTGATCGGGCGAATAGCATTATTAATGATTTTCTGTCATTGGCTCAGAATCGAATTGCCGAGAAAGAAGAATCCCAGCTGCATGATATCATCCATGAACTAAGTCCTTTGTTATGGGCGGATGCAAATTTGCGAGGTCAGAGTATTGAATTTATGCTGGCTCACAATGTGCCGAAGCTGCATCTGAATTCAAAGGAAATCAAACAAGTGGTACTTAATCTGGCTCGTAACGGGATGGAAGCCATGAATGAAAAAGGGGTACTTACACTTGAGACCCGGTTGGTGGATGACACCGTGGAGCTGTGTGTGCGAGATACAGGCCCAGGAATACCTAGAGTGAAGCAGGAGAAGCTGTTCGAACCTTTTTTTACGACCAAGGCCAAAGGAACCGGACTGGGATTATCCATGTGTCTGAGTATTGTTGAACGGCATAACGGAACCATTACCGTCGAATCGGAGGAAGGGCAGGGTACAACTTTCAAGGTTGCATTTCAACGCTGA
- a CDS encoding BaiN/RdsA family NAD(P)/FAD-dependent oxidoreductase, whose product MYDVIVIGGGSAGLMACVAAAEHGASVLLLDKGDQLGRKLGISGGGRCNVTNAKETDELIRHIPGNGRFLYSSFQNLDNQGIMRFFENLGIALKEEDNGRMFPVTDKAKTVVDALVGKIVSLGVEIRTKQPVKELIQNGQHVQGVKLASGTTILARSVIIATGGKSVPQTGSTGDGYPWAEGAGHTITELYPTEVPIVSGESWIQSKELQGLSLRDVGLSVLDAKGKSVISHRGDMIFTHFGVSGPIALRCSQFIRKVQMKSGNPQVTMSIDLFPDLSPGALEAQVQQVLEQESRKAVKNILKTWVPERMIPLMMKRAEISEDLTFHHFPKGMLSALVGLMKDFTFRVDGTRSLKEAFVTGGGIHLKEIYPKTMESKLLPGLFFCGEVLDIHGYTGGYNITAAFSTGYTAGMHAAEYKNARS is encoded by the coding sequence ATGTATGATGTCATTGTAATTGGCGGTGGATCTGCGGGCCTCATGGCCTGTGTTGCCGCTGCCGAGCATGGAGCCTCGGTGCTTCTGCTGGATAAAGGAGATCAACTCGGCCGTAAACTCGGGATCTCTGGCGGCGGTCGCTGCAATGTGACCAATGCCAAGGAGACGGATGAACTAATCCGGCATATTCCGGGCAATGGACGCTTTTTATATAGTTCATTTCAGAATCTGGACAATCAGGGAATTATGCGGTTTTTTGAAAATCTCGGTATTGCCCTGAAAGAGGAAGATAACGGGAGAATGTTCCCGGTAACCGATAAAGCCAAAACGGTCGTTGATGCGTTGGTTGGTAAAATTGTTTCCCTTGGGGTAGAGATTCGCACCAAACAGCCGGTTAAGGAATTAATTCAGAACGGTCAACACGTGCAGGGCGTGAAGCTAGCTTCTGGTACAACGATACTTGCACGCTCTGTTATTATCGCTACCGGGGGTAAATCAGTTCCTCAAACCGGATCAACCGGTGATGGCTACCCTTGGGCTGAAGGGGCTGGACATACGATTACAGAGCTGTATCCGACGGAAGTACCGATTGTATCTGGCGAGAGCTGGATTCAATCCAAAGAACTGCAAGGCTTGTCCTTGCGAGATGTCGGGTTATCTGTTCTAGATGCCAAAGGCAAATCGGTTATCTCCCATCGCGGAGATATGATCTTCACCCATTTCGGCGTATCAGGACCGATCGCGCTTCGTTGCAGCCAGTTCATTCGCAAGGTGCAAATGAAATCTGGGAACCCTCAGGTCACGATGAGTATTGATCTGTTCCCCGATCTGTCCCCCGGTGCTCTGGAAGCCCAGGTTCAGCAGGTGCTGGAGCAGGAATCCCGAAAGGCCGTCAAAAACATACTCAAAACATGGGTTCCTGAGCGCATGATTCCATTGATGATGAAGCGTGCAGAGATCAGCGAAGACCTCACATTTCACCATTTCCCCAAAGGCATGTTAAGTGCATTAGTGGGGTTAATGAAAGATTTCACCTTCCGCGTAGACGGAACTCGTTCTCTCAAAGAAGCCTTTGTGACTGGTGGGGGAATCCACTTAAAGGAAATATACCCCAAAACAATGGAATCCAAGCTGCTGCCGGGACTATTCTTTTGCGGTGAAGTTTTGGATATTCACGGCTACACGGGAGGCTATAATATTACCGCTGCCTTCTCTACGGGGTACACGGCTGGCATGCATGCTGCAGAGTATAAAAACGCTCGCTCATGA
- a CDS encoding MarR family winged helix-turn-helix transcriptional regulator translates to MLELQEIGTERSLHLYRTLAQTFKSVNEHAVSGSKVHGFNPTAYGVLEVLYMKGAQPIQQVGAQLLLQSGNVTYVIDKLEQKGLLHRKHCPQDRRIIFVELTEEGQRTMDEIYPGYAHKIDRAVSGLSEDDKTLLSELLERLALGADRLSANG, encoded by the coding sequence ATGCTGGAATTACAGGAAATCGGAACCGAACGTTCTCTTCATCTGTACCGCACCTTGGCCCAGACATTTAAGAGCGTGAATGAACACGCTGTATCCGGAAGCAAAGTGCATGGCTTCAACCCCACCGCTTACGGGGTGCTCGAAGTGTTATATATGAAAGGAGCACAGCCTATTCAACAAGTCGGTGCACAGCTTCTGCTGCAGAGCGGGAATGTCACTTATGTCATTGACAAGCTGGAGCAAAAGGGACTTTTACATCGAAAACACTGTCCGCAGGACAGACGCATCATTTTCGTAGAATTGACCGAAGAAGGCCAGCGTACGATGGATGAGATCTATCCAGGCTACGCACACAAAATAGATCGTGCTGTCAGCGGTCTGAGCGAAGATGATAAGACATTGCTTTCTGAGCTGTTGGAAAGGCTTGCACTCGGTGCGGATCGTTTATCCGCAAACGGTTAA
- a CDS encoding GNAT family N-acetyltransferase: MYKCKGRIPELETGRLRLRKMRRRDAAQMFACWSDREVTRYMNLAPMIGTSEAADMIGLLNHMAGEEEAIRWGIELKETGQLIGSCGYNTWQLEGAFRGEIGYELGRDYWRHGYMTEAFSVVLPFGYETMGLNRIEALVDPRNVASGEFLTNRGFTREGLLRQVQHTSTGYKDMVMYSLLYDEFLRKRDK; encoded by the coding sequence ATGTACAAATGCAAAGGGAGAATTCCCGAATTAGAGACAGGGCGGTTGCGTCTGCGCAAAATGCGCCGCCGAGATGCTGCCCAGATGTTCGCTTGCTGGTCAGACCGGGAAGTGACCCGTTATATGAATTTGGCGCCCATGATCGGGACAAGTGAGGCTGCGGATATGATTGGGCTGTTGAACCATATGGCAGGAGAAGAGGAGGCGATTCGCTGGGGTATTGAGCTCAAGGAGACGGGCCAGCTCATCGGAAGTTGCGGATATAACACTTGGCAACTTGAAGGCGCATTCCGTGGGGAGATCGGTTATGAACTGGGGCGCGACTACTGGCGTCACGGTTATATGACGGAAGCATTTTCGGTTGTGTTACCGTTTGGGTATGAAACGATGGGTCTCAATCGGATTGAAGCGCTGGTTGATCCGCGCAATGTGGCTTCGGGAGAGTTTTTGACGAACCGCGGTTTCACGAGGGAAGGCCTGCTGCGTCAGGTGCAGCATACGTCTACCGGATATAAGGATATGGTGATGTATTCCCTGTTGTACGATGAGTTTTTGCGTAAGAGAGATAAATAG
- a CDS encoding ABC transporter ATP-binding protein — protein MEIENEDTAAQESILDVHITEAGYEAGQSTIRNIRLHLAPGELVGIIGPNGAGKSTTIKTLLGLLEHAKYEVTIGGDGRYAYIPEQPVFYEYMTLWEHLDLAAAAYEMEEEVFVARAEEMLVRFGMDHVRNDLPASFSKGMRQKMMLMIGFLSSPDVYIVDEPFIGLDPRATKDFLKLLDDERRRGAGVLMSTHVLDTAERICDRFILIHSGRSAAEGTLDEIRAAADLPDASLFDCFDTLTS, from the coding sequence ATGGAAATTGAAAACGAAGATACAGCCGCACAGGAGTCCATATTGGACGTACATATTACGGAAGCAGGATATGAGGCGGGTCAATCCACGATCAGGAACATCCGATTACACTTGGCGCCGGGGGAACTGGTGGGTATTATCGGACCGAATGGGGCTGGCAAAAGCACGACCATCAAAACATTGCTTGGCTTACTTGAGCATGCAAAGTATGAAGTAACCATTGGGGGAGATGGACGTTATGCCTATATCCCGGAACAACCTGTGTTTTACGAATATATGACCCTGTGGGAACATCTCGATCTGGCAGCGGCTGCCTATGAGATGGAGGAAGAGGTCTTTGTTGCCAGGGCGGAGGAGATGTTGGTTCGTTTCGGCATGGACCACGTTCGCAATGATCTTCCGGCCAGTTTCTCCAAGGGGATGCGGCAGAAAATGATGCTGATGATCGGCTTCCTGTCCTCGCCGGATGTATATATTGTGGACGAGCCTTTCATCGGGCTGGACCCACGCGCAACCAAGGATTTTCTGAAATTGCTGGACGATGAGCGCCGCCGTGGTGCGGGTGTCCTTATGTCAACGCATGTACTGGATACCGCTGAGCGAATCTGTGATCGTTTTATTCTTATTCATTCCGGGCGCTCTGCTGCCGAAGGAACATTGGACGAAATCCGTGCAGCCGCAGATTTGCCGGATGCCTCGTTGTTTGATTGTTTTGACACACTGACATCCTAA
- a CDS encoding MDR family MFS transporter — protein MNRSFILAGLLLATFLSAIEGTVIGPAGPTIVSELGSVQLLSWIFTAYLLTMAVSTPIFGKISDLYGRKPVFLIGCALFLLGSLLCCLSQNMEQLIIFRAIQGIGAGAVVPVTFTIIGDIYRLEERGKIQGWISSVWGISSLAGPLLGGYFVDNLGWQWIFGFNLPFGLLAMWFVFRYLKEEMSPRTAKIDYMGALTFTVGITALLFVLSAGGQYYAWSSPIIVGLSIVAVLFMILFFVVEKRAQAPMVPLHLFRIRDIRVANIAGLLTSTLMIGLTSYLPLWVQGVRGGNATESGLLLAPMSVGWLIGSVLAGRLLMKIGSRLTAVIGLTGIAIGSGGLFLVGGTSPQAVLFILTFIYGLGFGFAFTIFTIISQSSVGYKERGSSTALHTFMRTLGQTIGAAAFGTWLNYRISTLSSEQHLAEAGISDGDLNQLLAPHTDAALSDDKWALLRNVLEGSLHSLFVIMFVIAIISWVTTLALRKRLIVPEDADTPPQAQASAK, from the coding sequence TTGAACCGCAGTTTCATCCTGGCGGGATTGCTGCTGGCGACTTTTTTGTCTGCAATTGAAGGTACAGTCATTGGTCCGGCAGGGCCAACCATTGTCAGTGAGCTGGGAAGTGTGCAGCTGTTGAGCTGGATTTTCACTGCTTATCTGTTGACGATGGCTGTGAGCACGCCGATTTTTGGCAAAATCAGTGATCTATACGGACGAAAGCCAGTATTCCTGATTGGCTGTGCCTTATTCTTACTAGGCTCGCTTCTGTGCTGCCTTTCGCAGAACATGGAGCAACTGATTATTTTTCGTGCGATTCAAGGGATTGGCGCAGGTGCGGTTGTGCCTGTTACGTTTACGATTATTGGTGACATCTACCGCCTTGAAGAACGGGGCAAAATACAGGGCTGGATCAGCTCCGTGTGGGGCATTTCATCTCTGGCCGGACCGCTGCTTGGCGGGTATTTCGTAGACAATCTGGGCTGGCAGTGGATCTTTGGATTTAATTTGCCGTTCGGACTGCTGGCGATGTGGTTTGTGTTCCGTTATTTGAAGGAAGAAATGTCTCCGCGTACCGCGAAAATTGACTATATGGGTGCGTTGACCTTTACCGTTGGTATTACAGCATTGCTCTTTGTATTGTCCGCGGGTGGACAGTATTATGCCTGGAGTTCTCCTATTATTGTGGGACTGAGTATCGTAGCTGTTTTGTTTATGATTTTATTTTTTGTGGTGGAAAAAAGAGCCCAGGCCCCAATGGTACCTCTTCATCTATTCCGTATTCGGGACATCCGGGTGGCGAATATCGCCGGACTACTGACCAGTACCCTGATGATTGGCCTAACCAGTTATTTGCCACTATGGGTGCAGGGGGTTCGGGGCGGTAACGCGACTGAATCAGGATTGCTGCTTGCACCGATGTCTGTTGGCTGGCTGATTGGTAGTGTACTTGCTGGCCGTCTGCTAATGAAAATTGGATCACGCTTAACAGCGGTGATTGGATTAACCGGGATTGCCATTGGATCGGGTGGACTCTTCTTGGTCGGTGGAACATCACCCCAAGCCGTACTGTTTATTTTGACCTTTATTTACGGACTCGGCTTCGGATTTGCTTTTACAATATTCACGATCATTTCACAGTCGTCGGTTGGGTATAAAGAACGTGGATCTTCCACGGCCTTACATACCTTTATGCGTACGCTTGGACAAACCATTGGTGCAGCAGCCTTCGGCACATGGTTAAATTACCGAATTTCAACGTTGTCGAGCGAACAGCATCTGGCAGAGGCGGGGATTTCGGATGGGGACCTGAATCAACTGCTTGCTCCGCATACGGATGCCGCTCTATCGGATGACAAATGGGCGCTACTGCGTAACGTGTTGGAAGGAAGTCTGCATTCCTTGTTTGTCATCATGTTTGTCATTGCCATTATCTCATGGGTGACGACACTGGCCTTGCGCAAACGGCTAATCGTTCCCGAAGATGCAGATACTCCGCCACAAGCACAAGCTTCAGCGAAGTAA
- a CDS encoding type II toxin-antitoxin system death-on-curing family toxin: MNDTAQAGVKNYSLLDSAVNSPQQTLFGEDAYPSIFEKTSALLESLVKNHCFQNGNKRTAYLVTKSFLMLNGYHLQMERQFAVEFVVNIAEGSTHLKASQLY; the protein is encoded by the coding sequence ATGAATGACACAGCACAAGCTGGAGTGAAGAACTATTCTTTGTTGGACTCTGCTGTAAATAGCCCCCAACAAACTTTGTTTGGAGAAGATGCCTATCCTTCTATATTTGAAAAAACTAGTGCTTTATTAGAGTCTTTAGTTAAAAATCACTGCTTTCAAAATGGGAACAAAAGGACAGCTTATCTCGTGACCAAATCGTTTTTGATGTTGAATGGTTACCATCTCCAAATGGAACGTCAATTTGCAGTAGAGTTCGTGGTCAATATTGCAGAGGGAAGCACTCATTTGAAAGCATCGCAACTATATTAA
- a CDS encoding BrxA/BrxB family bacilliredoxin: MSMSFDQYMKDMVQPMRDDLTRLGIQELRTPEEVEASLPDAKGTALVVINSVCGCAAGQCRPGVSQALQHDITPDHLYTVFAGQDKEATAKAREYFAPYPPSSPSIALMKDGELVHFIERHQVEDRSAEEIAAELTSVFDRYCR; encoded by the coding sequence ATGTCTATGTCATTTGATCAATACATGAAAGATATGGTTCAACCGATGCGGGATGATCTGACTCGTTTGGGAATTCAGGAGTTGCGTACTCCAGAAGAAGTTGAAGCAAGTTTGCCGGATGCCAAAGGAACCGCTCTGGTTGTCATTAACTCGGTTTGCGGATGTGCCGCAGGTCAATGCCGTCCAGGTGTATCCCAAGCACTTCAACATGATATTACACCAGACCACCTGTACACAGTATTTGCTGGTCAGGACAAAGAAGCTACAGCAAAAGCACGTGAATACTTTGCACCGTATCCTCCATCTTCACCTTCCATCGCTCTGATGAAAGACGGAGAACTCGTTCACTTTATTGAGCGTCATCAAGTGGAAGATCGTTCTGCGGAGGAAATTGCGGCTGAACTCACAAGTGTGTTTGACCGTTACTGCCGTTAA
- the nadE gene encoding ammonia-dependent NAD(+) synthetase produces the protein MSLQQQIIAELKVKPSINEEEEVRKRVDFLKTYVKNANSKGLLIAISGGIDSAVATALCKKATDELTAEENKEYKTLGVFQPYGEQSDIDHSYAVAKAYDLKHVVETNIEDAVNEIALEVEQGFKSMGSPRHMTHQGKGNVKARTRMVMQYALSFEENLLVVGTDHASEAITGFYTKWGDGAVDITPLSSLNKRQVRQLAAYLNVPQAILDKAPSAGLWEGQTDEDELGISYEANSDYLEGKQIDPAAQERLEAFYTRTHHKRNAIPGI, from the coding sequence ATGAGTTTGCAACAACAGATCATCGCTGAATTGAAGGTTAAACCAAGCATTAATGAAGAAGAGGAAGTGCGCAAGCGCGTGGACTTTCTCAAAACCTATGTGAAAAATGCCAATTCCAAAGGGTTGCTTATTGCAATCAGTGGCGGGATTGACAGCGCTGTAGCTACGGCACTTTGCAAAAAAGCAACGGACGAGCTTACAGCTGAAGAGAATAAGGAATACAAAACGCTGGGTGTATTCCAGCCTTACGGTGAGCAATCGGACATTGACCATAGCTATGCTGTAGCAAAAGCCTACGACCTGAAGCACGTTGTGGAAACCAACATTGAAGATGCAGTGAACGAAATCGCACTCGAAGTGGAACAAGGTTTCAAATCCATGGGTAGCCCGCGTCATATGACTCACCAAGGCAAAGGGAACGTGAAAGCGAGAACCCGTATGGTGATGCAATATGCTCTGTCCTTTGAGGAAAACCTGTTGGTTGTCGGAACAGACCATGCTTCTGAAGCCATTACGGGCTTCTACACCAAATGGGGTGACGGCGCCGTGGATATTACACCACTGAGCAGCCTGAACAAACGTCAAGTGCGTCAGCTGGCTGCGTATTTGAACGTGCCACAGGCCATTTTGGACAAGGCTCCATCAGCAGGACTCTGGGAAGGCCAGACCGATGAAGATGAACTGGGCATTTCGTATGAAGCGAACAGTGACTATCTGGAAGGCAAACAAATTGATCCGGCTGCACAGGAACGTCTTGAAGCATTCTACACACGTACCCATCACAAACGTAATGCCATTCCTGGCATCTAA
- a CDS encoding MFS transporter — translation MMANGLTMQERRPLKHNRSFITLMAAQAISNLGDWLHLLAILTLVGIRWNATPWEITFTTLCAALPVLLTGPFAGALADRVNRKWLMIGADGARIVIVGGLIFADQIWHVYVLLILKSLFDVVFSPAKNGKLKEIVPQEQLGQAVSISSVIEQMSKIIGPALGGLLVAAFGITWCFVLDSASFLISGIILLWIPGARVIQSVNQNVEQVREETAGVAPAGKKATFMKDTTEGIRMLASLPHVGTSLVLLASALLFLQFADSQTVVLFRQLPGISSDLLGWCVAASGVGTLIAAMSVQKWKKAGHVIKMGLGTSLMGLVIGGVGMIVGVWPHAGLGANLLLISLFALAGVGVGFAIVPFQILLQEQTPESMTGRVFGTVGSIMTASNIMGPVVGGFLVTSFGVIPAFISSGILLTLLGVIYVAIRRRKKNDMDGSLTANYMITGE, via the coding sequence ATGATGGCAAATGGATTAACGATGCAGGAACGAAGACCCCTGAAGCACAATCGATCTTTTATCACTTTGATGGCTGCGCAGGCTATCTCCAATCTGGGAGACTGGCTGCACCTGCTTGCGATCCTTACGCTGGTGGGCATTCGCTGGAATGCCACGCCATGGGAGATTACGTTCACCACGCTCTGTGCAGCATTGCCTGTCTTACTTACAGGTCCATTTGCAGGGGCACTGGCGGACCGGGTCAATCGCAAGTGGCTGATGATCGGCGCAGACGGTGCGCGAATTGTGATCGTTGGAGGGCTCATTTTTGCGGATCAAATCTGGCATGTGTATGTATTGCTTATTCTCAAGTCTTTATTCGATGTGGTGTTCTCACCGGCCAAGAACGGCAAGCTTAAGGAGATTGTGCCGCAGGAGCAATTGGGGCAGGCGGTGTCCATCAGCTCGGTGATTGAACAGATGTCCAAAATTATCGGTCCGGCTCTTGGCGGGCTGTTGGTTGCCGCTTTTGGGATCACCTGGTGTTTCGTGTTGGATTCCGCGTCCTTTCTGATCTCAGGCATTATTTTGCTATGGATTCCTGGAGCACGAGTGATCCAATCTGTGAATCAGAACGTAGAACAAGTAAGGGAAGAGACAGCAGGTGTTGCTCCAGCAGGTAAAAAAGCTACGTTTATGAAAGATACAACGGAAGGCATCCGCATGCTCGCATCTCTTCCTCATGTGGGTACCTCTTTAGTCCTGCTTGCCTCAGCCCTTCTGTTTCTGCAATTTGCGGATTCCCAGACGGTAGTCCTGTTTAGGCAGCTTCCTGGTATTTCAAGTGATCTGCTCGGATGGTGTGTCGCGGCTAGCGGTGTTGGGACGTTAATTGCAGCGATGAGTGTTCAGAAGTGGAAGAAGGCGGGGCATGTAATTAAGATGGGTCTTGGAACATCATTGATGGGTCTTGTCATTGGTGGAGTAGGCATGATCGTAGGAGTATGGCCGCATGCTGGTCTTGGCGCTAATTTACTGCTGATATCGTTATTTGCCTTGGCAGGTGTGGGGGTTGGGTTTGCCATTGTTCCGTTCCAAATTCTACTTCAGGAGCAAACGCCTGAATCCATGACAGGGCGTGTGTTTGGAACGGTTGGTAGCATCATGACGGCCAGTAACATCATGGGTCCGGTGGTAGGTGGATTTCTGGTGACCTCATTCGGAGTTATTCCGGCTTTTATCAGTTCAGGCATTTTGCTGACGTTGCTTGGCGTGATTTATGTAGCGATTCGTAGGCGAAAAAAGAACGATATGGACGGGAGTCTTACAGCAAACTACATGATTACAGGTGAGTGA